GTGCCGGCGATAAACCTGCGCGGGCTCACCTACGACGCCGCGCGCACCATCTTCAAGACCCTGAGAAAGCACGACGCCTCAGCCTGCATCTTCGAGATCGCCAAGTCGGAGATGGGCTACACGGCCCAGAGGCCTGCGGAGTACGTCTCCTGCGTGCTGGGGGCGGCGCTGCGCGAGAACTGGAAGGCCCCGGTATTCATCCAGGGCGACCACTTCCAGACGAGCGCGAAGAAGTTCGCCGAGAACCCGCGCGCGGAGATAGACGCCATAAAGGAGCTCATCACCGAGTCGGTGAGCGCCGGCTTCTACAACATCGACATCGACACCTCGACGCTCGTGGACCTCAAGAAGGACACGGTCATGGAGCAGCAGAAACTCAACTTCGAGACCGCCGCCGAGCTCTCGATGCATGTGCGCGCGTGCCAGCCGAAGGACGTGAACATATCCATCGGCGGCGAGATAGGCGAGGTGGGCACCCAGAACTCCACGCCCGAGGAACTCGCGGCCTTCATGGAGGGGTACAACAGGGCCATGGGGAGCACAGGCCCGGGCATCAGCAAGATCTCGATACAGACCGGCACCAGCCACGGCGGGGTGCCGCTGCCTGACGGCTCCGTCGCGGACGTGAAGCTGGACTTCGGCGTGATCGACAGGCTCGGAGACATGGCGCGCCGCCAGTTCGGCATAGGCGGCGTGGTCCAGCACGGGGCGAGCACGCTTCCCGAGGCGGCGTTCGACAACTTCCCGAAGCACCAGGCCATGGAGGTCCACCTGGCCACCGGCTTCCAGAACACCATCCTCGACTCGACGGCGTTCCCCAAGGGCCTCAAGGACAACATCTACAAGTGGCTGGACGAGCACTGCGCCAAGGACA
The genomic region above belongs to Pseudomonadota bacterium and contains:
- a CDS encoding class II fructose-bisphosphate aldolase; this encodes MDFWRNETDMKAACAGAFDIEAGKLVVKDEQRFRHEIMDKLVWTAVFCDDEHTKNVARWVIWEGSQALSCPSASIHDMYMARAKDAWKDMTVPAINLRGLTYDAARTIFKTLRKHDASACIFEIAKSEMGYTAQRPAEYVSCVLGAALRENWKAPVFIQGDHFQTSAKKFAENPRAEIDAIKELITESVSAGFYNIDIDTSTLVDLKKDTVMEQQKLNFETAAELSMHVRACQPKDVNISIGGEIGEVGTQNSTPEELAAFMEGYNRAMGSTGPGISKISIQTGTSHGGVPLPDGSVADVKLDFGVIDRLGDMARRQFGIGGVVQHGASTLPEAAFDNFPKHQAMEVHLATGFQNTILDSTAFPKGLKDNIYKWLDEHCAKDRKPDMTKEQFYYKSRKNAFGPFKREMWSFTDNTKSALMSELARQFDMLFTKLSIKGSCAVVEKLVEPAAVHHQYPVPGKSSAVADVGSDNPNAD